From Rhodothermales bacterium, one genomic window encodes:
- a CDS encoding glycine betaine ABC transporter substrate-binding protein produces MCLAFAALVMQTAGAQPVRVGSKSFTEAVILGDLVAQLVESAGYPAEHRAGLGGTTFLWNALLAGELDVYPDYTGTLIQEVLASEQLAGIDALREALATRGIRMTAPLGFNNTYALGMRADRADALGIRTITDLRAHPELAGGFSNEFMDRADGWPGLRDAYRLPHARVRGLDHDLAYRGIENGSIDFTDLYSTDAEIAYYNLRVIEDDAGFFPEYQAVVLYRADLEARVPEIDALLRRLEGRIDAPAMTRMNARAKQDRIPEKQVAADFLNTQILGVDAVEVAVESRAARLARHTREHLRLVLISLAAAILVAIPLGVLAARHDRAGAVILGLVGMIYTIPSLALLVFMIPLLGIGGPPAMVALFLYSLLPIVRNTHAGLKDIPLPLHESAEALGLAPAAKLWQVELPLASRSILAGVKTSAIINIGTATLGALIGAGGYGQPILTGIRLDDVGLILEGAVPAAVLALVAQALFDGAERWIVPRGLRLR; encoded by the coding sequence ATGTGCCTGGCCTTCGCCGCGCTTGTCATGCAGACCGCCGGCGCCCAACCCGTCCGCGTCGGCTCAAAATCCTTCACCGAGGCGGTAATTCTCGGCGACCTGGTGGCGCAGCTCGTCGAAAGCGCCGGCTATCCCGCCGAGCACCGCGCCGGCCTCGGCGGCACCACCTTCCTGTGGAACGCGCTGCTGGCCGGCGAACTGGACGTCTATCCCGATTACACGGGCACGCTCATTCAGGAAGTGCTCGCGTCGGAACAGCTCGCGGGCATCGATGCGTTGCGGGAGGCCCTCGCCACGCGCGGCATCCGGATGACGGCGCCGCTCGGATTCAATAACACGTACGCGCTCGGGATGCGCGCCGACCGGGCGGATGCGCTCGGCATCCGAACGATCACCGACCTGCGCGCGCACCCGGAACTGGCCGGCGGCTTCTCGAACGAGTTCATGGATCGGGCCGATGGCTGGCCCGGGCTGCGCGATGCCTACCGGCTTCCCCACGCGCGCGTCCGCGGCCTCGACCACGACCTCGCCTACCGGGGCATCGAAAACGGCAGCATCGATTTTACCGACCTCTATTCCACCGACGCGGAGATTGCCTATTATAACCTCAGGGTTATAGAAGACGACGCCGGCTTCTTCCCCGAATACCAGGCCGTCGTGCTCTACCGGGCCGACCTCGAAGCGCGGGTGCCCGAGATCGATGCGCTGCTTCGCCGGCTCGAAGGCCGCATCGACGCGCCGGCGATGACGCGCATGAACGCCCGCGCCAAGCAGGACCGCATCCCCGAAAAACAGGTGGCGGCCGACTTCCTGAACACGCAGATCCTGGGTGTGGATGCGGTGGAAGTGGCCGTGGAATCGCGCGCGGCGCGCCTCGCGCGGCATACGCGGGAGCATCTCCGCCTCGTGCTGATTTCCCTGGCCGCCGCCATCCTCGTGGCCATCCCGCTCGGTGTTCTCGCGGCGCGACACGACCGGGCCGGCGCGGTCATTCTCGGCCTCGTCGGGATGATCTATACGATCCCGTCGCTGGCGCTGCTGGTGTTTATGATCCCACTGCTGGGCATCGGGGGGCCGCCGGCAATGGTCGCGCTTTTCCTCTACAGCCTCCTCCCGATCGTCCGCAACACCCACGCCGGCCTGAAGGACATCCCGCTGCCGCTCCATGAATCCGCCGAGGCGCTGGGGCTGGCGCCGGCGGCCAAACTCTGGCAGGTCGAACTGCCGCTGGCCTCGCGCTCCATCCTGGCCGGCGTGAAGACGTCGGCGATCATCAACATCGGCACCGCCACGCTCGGGGCGCTCATCGGGGCGGGCGGATACGGGCAGCCCATTCTCACCGGCATCCGGCTGGACGACGTTGGCCTGATTCTGGAAGGCGCCGTCCCCGCCGCCGTGCTCGCGCTCGTCGCGCAGGCGCTGTTCGACGGGGCGGAACGATGGATCGTGCCCCGGGGTTTGCGCCTCCGGTAA
- a CDS encoding carboxypeptidase M32, producing MTDTLKQLRASLARVRDLEAAANVLEWDQETYMPDGAAEARAHQVSTLRQLAHEYLTTDELAGLVETLDGKLEGDDAALVRVTRRLIDRKRRLPASLVAELAGAVSRAKQAWKSARERNDFPVFAPHLKQLIDINVRIAEAIGYAENRYDALLDEYEPGMTTREIASVFAELRERLVPIVHRIAAAPPVDAGVLTRVYDTQKQWDFGMQILRDIGYDFNHGRQDLSAHPFTTSFSITDVRLTTRVSERFLPSALFGTLHEAGHGLYEQGIDPAFDRTPLADGASLGMHESQSRLWENLVGRSRPFWDRYYAKLQAVFPEQLGGISQDAFYRAVNAVSPTPIRVEADEVTYNLHIMLRFELETEMMDGALAVDDLPAAWNERMASYLGIRPPNDADGVLQDIHWSLGAFGYFPTYALGNLMSAQLFDAVSAAIPDLEDQIRAGAFAPLLGWLRTHVHRHGKAVDANELLERVTGRRLTSDNWIAYIERKYGALYGV from the coding sequence ATGACTGATACCCTCAAGCAGTTACGGGCCAGCCTCGCCCGCGTACGTGACCTCGAGGCCGCCGCCAACGTTCTCGAATGGGACCAGGAGACCTACATGCCCGACGGCGCCGCCGAGGCGCGCGCGCATCAGGTGTCTACCCTCCGGCAGCTGGCGCACGAATACCTGACGACGGATGAGCTGGCCGGCCTCGTCGAGACGCTCGACGGCAAGCTGGAAGGCGACGACGCGGCGCTGGTGCGCGTCACGCGCCGGCTGATCGACCGGAAACGCCGGCTGCCGGCCTCGCTCGTCGCCGAACTGGCCGGGGCGGTGTCGCGGGCGAAACAGGCGTGGAAATCCGCGCGCGAACGGAACGATTTTCCTGTGTTTGCGCCGCACCTGAAGCAGCTCATCGACATCAACGTGCGCATCGCCGAGGCCATCGGGTATGCGGAAAACCGCTACGACGCGCTGCTCGACGAATACGAGCCGGGGATGACGACCCGCGAGATTGCCTCCGTCTTTGCCGAACTCCGCGAGCGGCTCGTGCCGATCGTCCACCGCATCGCCGCGGCGCCGCCGGTGGATGCAGGCGTGCTGACGCGGGTGTACGACACGCAGAAGCAGTGGGATTTCGGGATGCAGATCCTCCGGGATATCGGGTACGACTTCAACCACGGCCGGCAAGACCTCTCCGCGCATCCGTTCACGACGTCCTTCTCGATCACCGACGTGCGCCTCACGACGCGCGTCAGCGAGCGGTTCCTGCCTTCGGCGCTGTTCGGGACGCTCCACGAAGCCGGGCATGGCCTCTACGAGCAGGGGATCGATCCGGCGTTCGACCGCACGCCGCTGGCGGACGGCGCTTCGCTGGGCATGCACGAGTCGCAGTCGCGCCTCTGGGAAAACCTGGTGGGCCGGAGCCGGCCCTTCTGGGATCGGTACTACGCGAAACTGCAGGCGGTCTTCCCCGAACAGCTCGGGGGGATATCGCAGGATGCGTTTTACCGCGCCGTCAACGCCGTCTCGCCGACGCCGATCCGCGTCGAGGCCGACGAGGTGACCTACAACCTGCACATCATGCTCCGCTTCGAGCTCGAAACCGAGATGATGGATGGCGCGCTGGCCGTGGACGACCTGCCGGCGGCCTGGAACGAGCGCATGGCCTCCTATCTCGGGATCCGTCCGCCGAACGACGCCGATGGGGTCTTGCAGGACATCCACTGGTCGCTCGGAGCGTTCGGCTATTTCCCGACCTACGCGCTGGGCAACCTGATGTCGGCCCAGCTATTCGACGCCGTATCCGCGGCGATCCCGGATCTGGAGGATCAGATCCGCGCCGGCGCGTTCGCCCCGTTGCTCGGCTGGCTGCGCACCCATGTCCACCGCCACGGCAAGGCCGTCGATGCCAACGAACTGCTGGAACGCGTGACGGGCCGCCGGCTGACGAGCGATAACTGGATCGCCTACATCGAGCGGAAATACGGCGCGCTGTACGGTGTTTGA
- a CDS encoding HAMP domain-containing sensor histidine kinase: MRSFYAKLSAIFLLLMLIVVVVVSILGFQAALQLETETEQKLNRTLAQDLAVVFQPWLMEKIDDKMIQMEISDMMGLNRRIEIYLMGPDGVIKAHFVPDGQPLPMPHVDLAPLDAYLAGAELPILGDDPLRVGRKKPFTVAPITIMGETGCYLYVILGGERYETVANMLRDSYIVRTSALGIGLTLLVSVIVGMILFALLTKRLRRMRESVKAFERGNLQKRIQPGAADELGELGVAFNQMADTIVANMDQLKQADQLRRELIANVSHDLRSPLASIQGYLETILIKDESLSANERQAYLEVGLKNTRRLGALIESLFELSKLDARQIEPQIEQFSIAELAQDLVMHFRPIAERNRIQLTADVAAPLPLVFADIALVERAISNLIDNALRHTPAGGSVRIIPTNDAGYVRVEVADTGAGIPEADLLRVFDRFYRVEKSRAPEENGGAGLGLAIAQKIVELHGSALHVHSIVNQGTSFDFRLPTRRDLVKRAALQPA, from the coding sequence ATGCGAAGTTTTTACGCCAAGTTGTCGGCCATCTTCCTGCTGCTGATGCTGATCGTGGTCGTGGTCGTTTCCATCCTCGGCTTTCAGGCGGCGCTGCAGCTCGAAACCGAGACCGAACAAAAGCTCAACCGGACGCTCGCGCAGGATCTGGCCGTCGTCTTCCAGCCCTGGCTGATGGAGAAGATCGATGACAAGATGATCCAGATGGAGATCTCGGACATGATGGGTCTGAACCGCCGCATCGAGATCTACCTGATGGGGCCGGATGGCGTGATCAAGGCGCACTTCGTGCCCGACGGACAGCCGCTGCCGATGCCGCACGTGGATCTGGCGCCGCTCGACGCCTACCTCGCCGGCGCCGAGTTGCCCATCCTCGGCGACGACCCCCTGCGCGTCGGGCGGAAGAAGCCGTTCACCGTCGCCCCGATCACCATCATGGGCGAAACCGGCTGCTACCTCTACGTCATCCTCGGCGGCGAGCGCTACGAGACGGTCGCCAACATGCTGCGGGACAGCTACATCGTGCGCACGTCGGCGCTGGGCATCGGGCTCACGCTGCTCGTGTCGGTGATCGTCGGAATGATCCTGTTCGCGCTGCTGACCAAACGGCTCCGCAGGATGCGGGAGTCGGTCAAGGCCTTCGAACGCGGCAACCTCCAGAAACGCATCCAGCCCGGCGCGGCCGACGAACTCGGCGAACTCGGCGTGGCGTTCAACCAGATGGCGGATACGATCGTCGCCAACATGGACCAGTTGAAGCAGGCCGACCAGCTCCGCCGCGAACTCATCGCCAACGTATCGCACGACCTGCGCAGCCCGCTCGCCTCCATCCAGGGCTATCTCGAAACGATCCTGATCAAGGACGAAAGCCTCTCCGCGAATGAACGGCAGGCCTATCTGGAGGTCGGGCTAAAAAACACCCGCCGGCTCGGCGCGCTGATCGAATCGCTCTTCGAGCTGTCGAAGCTCGACGCCCGCCAGATCGAGCCGCAGATCGAGCAGTTCTCCATCGCGGAACTGGCACAGGACCTCGTGATGCACTTCCGCCCCATCGCCGAGCGCAACCGCATCCAGCTGACGGCCGACGTCGCCGCCCCCCTCCCGCTCGTCTTCGCCGACATCGCGCTCGTCGAACGCGCGATCTCGAACCTGATCGACAACGCGCTGCGCCACACCCCGGCCGGCGGGTCGGTCCGGATCATCCCGACGAACGACGCCGGCTACGTGCGCGTCGAGGTGGCCGACACCGGCGCCGGCATCCCGGAGGCCGATCTCTTGCGGGTGTTCGACCGCTTTTATCGCGTCGAGAAGAGCCGCGCGCCGGAGGAAAACGGCGGCGCCGGCCTGGGCCTGGCCATCGCCCAGAAGATCGTCGAGCTGCACGGCAGCGCCCTGCATGTGCACAGCATCGTCAACCAGGGCACGTCGTTCGATTTCCGCCTGCCCACCCGCCGGGACCTGGTCAAGCGGGCCGCGCTGCAGCCGGCGTAA
- a CDS encoding 3-deoxy-7-phosphoheptulonate synthase class II, translating into MANPSVPTDPRADWSPASWRARKALQQPTYPDPDALSNVLGRLSRLTPLVTSWEVKSLREQLREAAQGKRFLLQGGDCAESFDECEADIITRRLKVLLQMSVVLIFGLRLPVIRVGRFAGQYAKPRSEDTETIDGVTLPTYRGDMINGLPFTEEARVPAPDRLLLAHSRSAMTLNFVRSLVTGGFADLHHPEYWDLDFLGDSPRAADYREMVNAIKESVSFMETFADTKSAALDRAPFYTSHESLFLPYEESQTRRVPHNPGWYNLSTHMPWIGMRTAFPESAHIEYVRGIENPIGMKVGKAIGPKDLIELIEILNPANDPGRLTLITRFGKDQIEAGLPPLIEAVKKAGKQVLWICDPMHGNTIRTESGYKTRPFDYILSELEQAFEIHHRMGTYLGGVHLELTGEDVTECTGGARGLEHGDLERAYKTQVDPRLNAEQALEMALSIVRKRRLMQRAG; encoded by the coding sequence ATGGCGAATCCATCCGTCCCCACCGATCCCCGCGCCGACTGGTCGCCGGCCAGCTGGCGCGCCCGAAAGGCCCTCCAGCAACCCACCTATCCCGACCCCGACGCGCTTTCGAACGTCCTGGGCCGCCTTTCGCGCCTCACGCCGCTCGTGACTTCGTGGGAGGTCAAGTCGCTCCGCGAACAGCTGCGCGAGGCCGCGCAGGGCAAGCGGTTTCTGCTCCAGGGGGGCGACTGCGCCGAGAGCTTCGACGAATGCGAGGCGGACATCATCACCCGCCGGCTCAAGGTCCTGCTCCAGATGAGCGTCGTGCTGATTTTCGGGCTCCGGCTGCCGGTCATCCGCGTCGGGCGCTTCGCCGGGCAGTATGCCAAGCCGCGCTCCGAGGACACCGAGACGATCGACGGGGTGACGCTGCCGACCTACCGGGGCGACATGATCAACGGGCTGCCGTTCACCGAGGAGGCCCGCGTGCCGGCGCCGGACCGGCTCCTCCTGGCCCACAGCCGCTCGGCGATGACGCTCAACTTCGTCCGCTCGCTGGTGACGGGCGGCTTCGCCGATCTGCACCATCCGGAATACTGGGACCTCGACTTCCTGGGCGATTCGCCCCGCGCCGCCGATTATCGCGAGATGGTCAATGCCATCAAGGAATCCGTCTCGTTCATGGAGACCTTCGCCGACACGAAAAGCGCTGCGCTCGACCGGGCGCCGTTTTACACGAGCCACGAGTCGCTTTTTCTGCCCTATGAAGAGTCGCAGACGCGCCGCGTGCCCCACAATCCGGGCTGGTACAACCTGTCGACGCACATGCCCTGGATCGGGATGCGGACGGCCTTTCCGGAGAGCGCACACATCGAGTATGTCCGCGGGATCGAGAACCCCATCGGGATGAAGGTGGGCAAGGCGATCGGACCGAAGGACCTCATCGAGCTGATCGAAATCCTCAATCCCGCCAACGACCCCGGCCGGCTCACGCTGATCACCCGGTTCGGGAAGGACCAGATCGAGGCCGGCCTGCCGCCGCTCATCGAGGCGGTCAAAAAAGCCGGCAAGCAGGTCCTCTGGATCTGCGACCCGATGCACGGCAACACCATCCGCACCGAGTCCGGCTACAAGACGCGTCCGTTCGACTATATCCTTTCCGAGCTCGAACAGGCGTTCGAGATCCACCACCGGATGGGCACCTACCTCGGCGGCGTCCACCTCGAACTGACCGGCGAAGACGTCACCGAATGCACCGGCGGAGCCCGCGGCCTCGAACACGGCGACCTCGAACGGGCCTACAAAACCCAGGTCGACCCCCGCCTGAACGCCGAACAGGCGCTGGAGATGGCGCTCAGCATCGTACGGAAACGCCGCCTCATGCAACGCGCCGGGTGA
- a CDS encoding response regulator transcription factor, protein MTSTAPAPFAMSTVPADTPAILIVEDDPDLAGLLQIHLGDLGYATDIARDGRSGLERALTRNYALLILDIMLPGLDGFEVCKRVRSENRALPILMLTAKSEELDKVLGLELGADDYLTKPFSIRELLARVKAILRRFDIVQEIAQPAAEAQPLLFGDLFVDPEKRKVLLHGEALDLTGKEFDLLMLFAQNPGRAYSRQELLDIVWGYQYSGYSHTVNSHINRLRNKIEPDPAEPRYIKTVWGHGYRFAEPDELQS, encoded by the coding sequence ATGACATCCACCGCACCCGCCCCGTTTGCCATGTCCACCGTGCCCGCCGACACGCCGGCCATCCTGATCGTCGAGGACGATCCTGACCTCGCCGGCCTGCTTCAGATCCACCTCGGCGACCTCGGCTACGCGACCGACATCGCGCGCGACGGCCGAAGCGGCCTGGAGCGGGCGCTAACCCGAAATTACGCCCTGCTGATCCTCGACATCATGCTGCCGGGGCTCGACGGCTTCGAGGTCTGCAAACGCGTCCGCTCCGAGAACCGCGCGCTGCCGATCCTCATGCTCACGGCCAAATCCGAGGAGCTGGACAAGGTCCTCGGCCTCGAACTCGGCGCCGACGACTACCTCACCAAACCGTTCAGCATCCGCGAACTGCTCGCCCGCGTCAAGGCCATCCTCCGGCGATTCGACATCGTTCAGGAAATCGCGCAGCCGGCGGCCGAAGCCCAGCCCCTCCTCTTCGGCGACCTCTTCGTCGATCCGGAGAAGCGCAAGGTGCTCCTCCACGGCGAGGCGCTGGACCTGACGGGCAAGGAGTTCGACCTCCTGATGCTGTTCGCACAAAACCCGGGGCGCGCGTACAGCCGGCAGGAGCTGCTCGATATCGTCTGGGGCTACCAGTACAGCGGCTACAGCCACACGGTGAACTCCCACATCAACCGGCTGCGCAACAAGATCGAACCCGACCCCGCCGAACCCCGCTACATCAAAACCGTCTGGGGCCACGGCTACCGCTTTGCCGAACCCGACGAACTGCAGTCCTGA
- a CDS encoding DEAD/DEAH box helicase family protein, with protein sequence MHNPFFDQPILNSPYEYPTRHWELTEDGQPTMNIIGHRRRVDLITPIPKPNKQKTARQTALVFDEGKGLSSEDQQYNPTPVINALRREVDRWRMIPEPGKWGVTPETARLLQHWRSHPFSHIRPFFCQVEAIETLIWLTEVAPTQAIGKQFLEHLDGANAMSNPELMRLALKLATGAGKTTVMAMIIAWQTINAVRRPGSKRFTRGFLIVAPGITIKDRLRVLQPNDTDSYFTTRELIPNDLLPDILKAKIVITNYHAFKLRERWNLAAGNRALLQGRGEALDTLESEGQMLQRVMPELMGMKNIMVINDEAHHCYREKPGTDDVRELKGDEKDEAKKNNEAARLWISGIEAVNRKLGVARVVDLSATPFFLRGSGYAEGTLFPWTMSDFSLMDAIECGIVKLPRVPVADNIPGSDMPRFRELWKHIGKKMPKKGRGQSKGLDPLSIPVELQTALDALYGHYVKTFESWRDAGIRVPPCFIVVCNNTATSKLVYDYISGFVRENDDGSSILENGRLELFRNFDQHGNPLPRPRTLLIDSEQLESGDALDNAFRDAASDEIDRFKREINLRSNNGAPGQEPSDQDILREVMNTVGKEGRLGESIRCVVSVSMLTEGWDANTVTHVLGVRAFGTQLLCEQVIGRALRRQSYELNEEGLFNVEYADVLGIPFDFTAKPVVAGIVPPRETINVTAVRPERDALEITFPRVLGYRVELPDERLEAAFNADSVLELTPDLVGPTITKNQGIIGEGVDLSLIHTRDLRHSTLLYHLTQRLLYTKWRDPGEEPKLYLFGQLKRIVKQWLDTCLRCTGGTYPAQLMYQELADMACERITAGITRALIGERPVKAVLDPYNPTGSTAFVNFNTSKPSRWRTDPHRCHVNWVIMDSDWEAEFCRVAEAHPRVRAYVKNQNLGLEVPYRYGSIMRTYIPDFIVEIDDGHEDPLHLIVEIKGYRGEDAKEKKATMEEYWVPGVNNLRAYGRWAFVEFTEVFEIEAAFARLVDTLQLPVATPPTP encoded by the coding sequence ATGCACAACCCGTTTTTCGACCAGCCCATCCTCAACTCCCCCTACGAATATCCCACGCGGCACTGGGAGTTGACGGAGGACGGCCAGCCGACGATGAACATCATCGGACACCGCCGGCGCGTCGACCTCATCACGCCTATCCCCAAACCGAATAAGCAGAAAACCGCCCGGCAGACCGCGCTCGTCTTCGACGAGGGGAAGGGGCTTTCCTCCGAAGACCAGCAGTACAACCCGACGCCGGTCATCAACGCCCTTCGCCGCGAAGTCGACCGATGGCGCATGATCCCCGAACCGGGCAAATGGGGGGTGACCCCGGAAACGGCCCGGCTCCTCCAGCACTGGCGTTCCCACCCGTTTTCGCACATCCGACCCTTCTTCTGCCAGGTCGAAGCCATCGAGACGCTCATCTGGCTGACGGAAGTCGCACCCACGCAGGCGATCGGGAAGCAATTCCTCGAGCACCTCGACGGGGCGAACGCGATGTCCAACCCGGAGCTCATGCGCCTCGCGCTCAAGCTCGCCACGGGCGCCGGCAAAACGACCGTCATGGCCATGATCATCGCCTGGCAGACGATCAACGCTGTCCGCCGGCCCGGGAGCAAACGGTTCACCCGCGGCTTCCTGATCGTAGCGCCGGGCATTACGATCAAGGACCGACTCCGTGTCCTCCAACCCAACGATACGGACAGTTACTTCACCACCCGCGAGCTGATACCGAACGATCTTCTGCCGGATATCCTGAAGGCGAAGATCGTCATCACCAACTACCACGCGTTTAAACTCCGCGAACGGTGGAACCTCGCCGCCGGCAACCGCGCCCTCCTCCAGGGACGCGGCGAAGCCCTCGACACGCTCGAATCGGAGGGCCAGATGCTCCAGCGGGTCATGCCCGAACTGATGGGCATGAAGAACATCATGGTGATCAACGATGAGGCACATCACTGCTACCGCGAAAAGCCGGGCACGGACGACGTTCGCGAGCTGAAGGGCGACGAGAAGGATGAGGCGAAGAAAAACAACGAAGCCGCGCGGCTCTGGATCTCGGGCATCGAAGCCGTGAACCGCAAACTCGGTGTCGCGCGCGTGGTGGATCTTTCCGCGACGCCGTTTTTCCTCCGGGGCTCGGGGTATGCGGAAGGCACGCTGTTTCCGTGGACGATGTCCGACTTCTCGCTCATGGATGCCATCGAATGCGGCATCGTGAAGCTGCCTCGCGTGCCCGTGGCGGACAACATCCCGGGCAGCGACATGCCGCGCTTCCGCGAGTTGTGGAAACACATCGGCAAGAAGATGCCGAAGAAAGGCCGCGGCCAGTCGAAGGGCCTCGATCCGCTCAGCATCCCCGTGGAACTGCAGACGGCCCTCGACGCGCTCTACGGCCATTACGTAAAGACGTTCGAGAGCTGGCGGGACGCCGGCATCCGCGTCCCGCCCTGCTTTATCGTCGTCTGCAACAACACGGCGACCTCGAAGCTGGTGTACGACTACATCTCGGGGTTCGTCCGTGAAAACGACGACGGATCTTCTATCCTCGAAAACGGCCGGCTCGAACTCTTCCGCAACTTCGACCAGCACGGCAACCCGCTACCCCGCCCGCGCACGCTGCTCATCGACAGCGAACAACTCGAATCGGGCGATGCGCTCGACAACGCCTTCCGCGACGCCGCATCCGACGAGATCGATCGCTTCAAGCGGGAAATCAACCTTCGCTCGAACAACGGGGCACCAGGACAGGAGCCGTCCGACCAGGACATCCTCCGCGAGGTGATGAATACGGTGGGCAAGGAAGGCCGGCTCGGCGAGTCCATCCGCTGCGTGGTCTCGGTGTCGATGCTCACCGAGGGGTGGGACGCCAACACGGTGACGCACGTCCTGGGCGTGCGCGCTTTCGGCACCCAGCTCCTATGCGAGCAGGTGATCGGCCGGGCGCTCCGCCGGCAGTCGTATGAACTCAACGAGGAGGGCCTCTTTAACGTCGAATACGCCGACGTGCTCGGCATCCCGTTCGACTTCACGGCGAAGCCGGTCGTGGCCGGCATCGTCCCGCCGCGCGAAACGATCAACGTGACGGCCGTCCGCCCCGAGCGCGACGCGCTCGAAATCACCTTCCCCCGTGTGCTCGGCTACCGTGTGGAATTGCCGGACGAACGGCTGGAAGCGGCCTTCAACGCCGACTCAGTCCTGGAACTGACGCCCGACCTCGTCGGACCCACGATCACCAAAAACCAGGGCATCATCGGCGAGGGGGTGGACCTGAGCCTGATCCACACCCGCGACCTCCGGCATTCGACGCTCCTCTACCACCTCACCCAGCGCCTGCTCTACACGAAATGGCGCGACCCCGGTGAGGAGCCGAAGCTGTATCTCTTCGGCCAGCTCAAGCGGATCGTCAAGCAGTGGCTCGACACCTGCCTGCGGTGCACGGGCGGCACGTACCCGGCCCAGCTCATGTACCAGGAACTGGCGGACATGGCCTGCGAACGCATCACCGCCGGCATCACCCGCGCCCTGATCGGCGAGCGCCCGGTGAAGGCCGTGCTCGATCCCTACAACCCGACGGGCTCGACGGCCTTCGTGAACTTCAACACCTCGAAGCCCTCGCGCTGGCGAACGGACCCGCACCGGTGCCACGTGAACTGGGTGATCATGGACAGCGACTGGGAGGCCGAGTTCTGCCGCGTCGCCGAGGCGCACCCGCGCGTGCGGGCCTACGTGAAGAACCAGAACCTGGGCCTGGAAGTCCCCTACCGCTACGGCTCGATCATGCGGACGTACATCCCCGACTTCATCGTCGAGATCGACGACGGCCACGAGGACCCGCTCCACCTCATCGTGGAGATCAAAGGCTACCGCGGCGAGGACGCAAAGGAGAAGAAGGCGACGATGGAGGAATACTGGGTGCCCGGGGTGAACAATCTCCGCGCCTACGGCCGATGGGCGTTTGTGGAATTCACCGAGGTATTCGAGATCGAGGCCGCGTTCGCAAGGTTGGTCGACACATTGCAATTACCCGTCGCCACCCCGCCAACCCCGTAG
- a CDS encoding ATP-binding cassette domain-containing protein produces the protein MLHLDRVSKSYAGLLALAPIDLALEPGRTTVLIGPSGCGKSTLLRLMNGLIAPTTGTIFFDGERLTPERLLPMRRRMGYVIQSGGLFPHMTARDNVTLIARHLRRDPAWIDARVDELATLVRMPADRLDRYPLELSGGQQQRVGLMRALVLDPDVLLLDEPLGALDPMIRAGSARPPGHLPVAQKDRRPRHA, from the coding sequence ATGCTCCACCTCGACCGGGTCTCCAAGTCGTACGCCGGCCTCCTGGCCCTCGCGCCGATCGACCTCGCGCTGGAGCCGGGACGAACCACGGTGCTCATCGGTCCCAGCGGGTGCGGCAAATCGACCCTGCTGCGGCTGATGAACGGCCTCATCGCGCCCACCACCGGGACGATCTTTTTCGATGGCGAACGCCTCACGCCCGAACGCCTCCTGCCCATGCGCCGCCGCATGGGCTACGTCATCCAGAGCGGCGGCCTCTTTCCGCACATGACGGCTCGCGACAATGTGACGCTCATCGCCCGCCACCTCCGCCGCGACCCGGCCTGGATCGACGCCCGCGTCGACGAACTCGCCACGCTCGTCCGCATGCCGGCCGACCGGCTCGACCGGTATCCCCTCGAACTCTCGGGCGGACAGCAGCAGCGCGTCGGCCTCATGCGGGCACTCGTGCTGGATCCCGACGTGCTCCTCCTCGACGAGCCGCTCGGCGCCCTCGACCCGATGATCCGCGCCGGCTCAGCGCGACCTCCGGGGCATCTTCCAGTCGCTCAAAAAGACCGTCGTCCTCGTCACGCATGA